In Planctomycetaceae bacterium, a genomic segment contains:
- a CDS encoding VOC family protein, with product MTSPRLNLLVIRANAPARTVSFYEMLGLRFQEEQHGKGPIHWAAEFNGLVLEIYPAQCPDEVDSTTRLGFSVGHVESLVATLRDQGVEFVSDLKQTKWGLRAVVKDPDGRSVEVVQCANLLDANAE from the coding sequence CCCGACTTAACCTGCTCGTCATTCGCGCAAACGCCCCGGCCCGCACAGTGAGCTTCTACGAAATGCTCGGTCTTCGCTTTCAGGAAGAGCAGCACGGAAAAGGCCCGATTCACTGGGCTGCGGAATTTAATGGTCTGGTCCTGGAAATTTATCCGGCTCAGTGTCCCGATGAGGTGGACAGCACAACTCGCCTTGGATTCAGTGTCGGCCACGTGGAATCACTCGTTGCCACACTGCGAGATCAGGGAGTCGAATTTGTAAGTGATCTGAAGCAAACGAAGTGGGGTCTGCGGGCCGTGGTCAAAGATCCCGATGGTCGGTCGGTGGAGGTGGTGCAATGTGCCAACCTTCTCGATGCGAACGCCGAGTGA
- a CDS encoding MarR family transcriptional regulator, translating into MSKSRLQNELRKKQPFDSPEQEAMLNILRTNDQFQNRFGRLFRDFGLTASQYNVLRILRGEGKRMPCLEIAQRMIQVVPAMTGLLDRLEKQELITRERCSEDRRVIYVELTEKAGQLLSRMDSPVIDLHKQLIGHLTATELRELSRLLEKARESVTA; encoded by the coding sequence ATGTCGAAAAGCCGATTGCAAAACGAACTCAGGAAGAAGCAGCCGTTCGATTCGCCCGAACAGGAAGCGATGCTGAACATCCTGCGGACGAACGATCAGTTCCAAAACCGTTTTGGCAGACTATTCCGCGACTTTGGCTTGACCGCCTCGCAGTACAACGTGCTCCGTATCCTTCGGGGCGAAGGGAAGCGGATGCCCTGTCTCGAAATCGCACAACGTATGATTCAGGTGGTGCCGGCAATGACCGGGCTGCTGGACCGCCTGGAAAAACAGGAACTCATCACCCGGGAACGCTGTTCCGAGGATCGAAGAGTCATCTATGTCGAACTCACGGAGAAAGCCGGACAACTACTGAGCCGGATGGACAGCCCGGTGATCGATCTGCACAAGCAACTCATCGGCCACCTCACGGCAACGGAACTTAGGGAACTCAGCCGACTGCTGGAGAAAGCTCGCGAAAGTGTGACTGCATAA